The Desulfurellaceae bacterium nucleotide sequence CTCCCAGTGGGTGCCCGAGCCGCCCCGAAATTCTCCGGCTCCGCCCGAGTCGGTCATCAATCCGTAGCGGTGGATAATGATCGGGTACTGGTACTCCAGGATCTCGGTGTCGCCGCTGGTCAGCGCCCCAAAACAGCACTGGGGACCGACCGCCGGCCAGCCGTCCATGTGGTGGGTCGCCCCCCCGCCGCTGATCAGCGTGGCCAGCAGCATGGACACATACTCCTCGCCGGTTCGGAAATCGTGGCCGGCAATGTTGAGCCCGTTGGTATGACCCCACGAGGCTACGGCCCGTTCCGGCATGGCTTGCTCCAGGGCCAGCCGGACGGCGTCGGTAATGCTCTCCGACGGGGTGGTGGTGCAGTTCACATGCGGGGCGGGCTCCTGGGCGTTGGTCAGGCTGCCCGGCGTGCCGACATCGACCTCGATCGGCCGGTACAGCCCGGCGTTGTAGGGCGGCGGCAGCTGGGCAAACATCATGACGCCCAGATACACCCCGGACAGCGAGTTGGCCGCGTACGAATTGATGAAGTAGGGCAGCTGGCGCGGGCTGTCGAGGCGAATGTCGAGCGTATCGTCCGTCACCCGGACGGCGGCCGTAATCGTGATATCGCCAAACCCGTGGCCGGCGTCTTCGAGCACCGCGCTGCCCTGATAGCTGCCGTCGGGAATGTCGGCGATAAACCGCCGCATCTGTCGCTCGGCCAGCTTGAGCAGTTCGGCCACGCAGGCCTGAACCGTGGCCTTGCCGTATTTGTCCAGCAGACCCAGCAGATTGCGCTCACCAATGGTGACGGCGGCCAGCTGGGCGCGCATATCCCCGACCTGCAGACGCCGTGAGCGCATATTGGTCAGCAGCAGGTTGACCACATCGCGGCGCTCCCGGCCCCGGTCCCAGATCTTGAGCGGGGGAATCCGCAGGCCCTCGGCATAGATCTCGGTCGCGTCCGGGTTATAGCCGGCCGGGACCGGGCCGCCGATATCGGTCACATGGCCCTTGCTGACCGTCCAGAAGACCAGCTCGTCGTCATGAAAGACCGGCTTGTACATGCAGCAGTCAACGATGTGCGAGCCGTTCCAGGCCGGGTCGTTGTGGTAGAACACATCGCCGGGGTTGATCTCACCCGCAAAGTAGTCGGCCACCGTGCGCATGGCCGGCATCAGCGAGCCGAGGTGGATGGGGATATCCTGACCTTGCAGGATCATCTCGGCCTGGCCGTTGAACAGCGCGTTGGAATAGTCGCGGGCGATATTGAAGACTGACGAGCGAGAGGTTTTCTCGACCGTCAGCGTCATCTCGCGCTGGGTCGATTCCAGCACGCCCTGAACCACCGCCAGGGTGATCGGATCGATGTCGGCTGCCATACGTCCTCCGCACAAAATGTCGGGGCAACCCCCGGGGATTGCCCAGGAGAATGCCATACGTTCTCC carries:
- a CDS encoding hydantoinase B/oxoprolinase family protein; amino-acid sequence: MAADIDPITLAVVQGVLESTQREMTLTVEKTSRSSVFNIARDYSNALFNGQAEMILQGQDIPIHLGSLMPAMRTVADYFAGEINPGDVFYHNDPAWNGSHIVDCCMYKPVFHDDELVFWTVSKGHVTDIGGPVPAGYNPDATEIYAEGLRIPPLKIWDRGRERRDVVNLLLTNMRSRRLQVGDMRAQLAAVTIGERNLLGLLDKYGKATVQACVAELLKLAERQMRRFIADIPDGSYQGSAVLEDAGHGFGDITITAAVRVTDDTLDIRLDSPRQLPYFINSYAANSLSGVYLGVMMFAQLPPPYNAGLYRPIEVDVGTPGSLTNAQEPAPHVNCTTTPSESITDAVRLALEQAMPERAVASWGHTNGLNIAGHDFRTGEEYVSMLLATLISGGGATHHMDGWPAVGPQCCFGALTSGDTEILEYQYPIIIHRYGLMTDSGGAGEFRGGSGTHWEVEPLRDPMTLVMFGEGRRYAAPGALGARSAVPEPKVGRALRYKKDGGVEEIKTNIIATIEPGERFANQNPGGGGVGDPRQRDPQHVRQDVENGLVSAHAAWEEYGVRIEAEEDEAEEEQAAQADKRL